Proteins co-encoded in one Anabas testudineus chromosome 8, fAnaTes1.2, whole genome shotgun sequence genomic window:
- the dhx58 gene encoding probable ATP-dependent RNA helicase DHX58: MEDFGLYAYQEEVVERALRGENSIIWLPTGGGKTRAAVYVAKRHLETTPRAKVVVLVNKVHLVDQHYNKEFKPHLGGGYIMVPVSGETEQKDFFGSVVQDSHVIICTAQILYNALINSEETRHVELSDITLLIIDECHHTNKDSVYNKIMRCYVEKKLRGERLLPQILGLTASPGTGGAKILERAVEHVLQICANLDSAIVSTKNYAPELKKVVPRPMKTYDIVEKRPEDPFGQHLKWMMELIHGYMNLPPDLQLRECGTQEYEADVVLLEKQGVKEHNRVLAQCALHLREYNDALLINDTLRMMDAYRSLEGFYDTKSATVMDGTDIFLVGLFEENQIELKKLATDSRYENPKMAKLEDVLLNQFGQAVQSRGILFSKTRKSTHCLHDWVCKNRALQGAGIRAAILTGAGNGITYMTQHEQADTIRRFRQGGLNLLISTSVAEEGLDIPECNLVVRYGLLTNEIAQQQASGRARARESQYSVVAQAGGREVRREKMNEYLEDLTGKAIAEVQAMNSHVFRKKISDLQIQAVIANKFAENLKTEKRSRYAASSVQLLCRNCFKSVALGSNIKLVEKSHYVNISPDFKTQYKFGGQNIIDKSFEDWEPGCTIICNNGNCNKQWGFEMKYKKVAMLPILGIDKFALETPDGRITVKKWKDVPFTVEDFSFEEYCQDNFPDILD; encoded by the exons ATGGAAGACTTTGGACTTTATGCATACCAGGAGGAAGTAGTTGAAAGGGCTCTTCGGGGAGAGAACTCAATTATTTGGCTGCCGACAGGAGGTGGAAAGACTCGTGCTGCTGTGTATGTGGCCAAAAGGCACCTAGAGACCACACCAAGGGCTAAGGTGGTGGTCCTGGTAAACAAG GTTCATCTTGTAGATCAACATTACAACAAAGAGTTCAAACCCCATTTGGGCGGGGGTTACATCATGGTGCCAGTCAGTGGGGAAACTGAACAGAAGGATTTCTTCGGGAGCGTGGTGCAGGACTCGCATGTGATCATCTGCACAGCACAGATCTTGTACAATGCTCTGATTAACTCGGAGGAAACCAGACATGTGGAGCTCTCAG ATATTACTCTGCTGATAATTGATGAGTGTCACCACACAAACAAGGACTCGGTCTACAACAAGATCATGAGGTGCTATGTGGAGAAAAAGTTGAGAGGAGAGCGTCTGCTGCCTCAGATTCTGGGCCTCACTGCATCCCCTGGGACGGGAGGTGCGAAGATCCTGGAAAGGGCTGTGGAGCACGTCCTGCAG ATTTGTGCCAACTTGGATTCAGCCATAGTTTCCACTAAGAATTATGCCCCCGAGCTGAAGAAGGTGGTACCGAGACCCATGAAAACGTATGACATTGTGGAGAAAAGGCCTGAG GATCCATTCGGTCAGCATCTAAAGTGGATGATGGAGCTGATTCATGGATACATGAACCTACCTCCTGACCTCCAACTGAGAGAGTGTGGCACACAGGAGTATGAGGCAGACGTGGTCCTTCTAGAGAAGCAAG GGGTGAAAGAACATAACAGAGTGCTCGCCCAATGTGCACTCCACCTCAGAGAGTACAATGACGCCCTGCTCATCAACGACACCCTGCGAATGATGGATGCTTACCGCTCCCTAGAGGGATTCTACGACACTAAGTCCGCCACAGTTATGGATGGAACAGACATCTTTCTGGTGGGACTTTTCGAAG AGAATCAGATTGAGCTGAAGAAACTTGCGACGGATTCTCGCTATGAGAACCCCAAGATGGCCAAACTTGAGGACGTTCTGCTAAATCAGTTTGGTCAAGCTGTGCAGTCAAGGGGCATCCTCTTCAGTAAAACCCGTAAAAGCACTCACTGCCTACATGACTGGGTGTGCAAAAACAGAGCCTTACAGGGAGCTGGCATCAGGGCAGCCATCCTTACTGGGGCTGGCAATGGCATCACTTACATGACACAG CACGAGCAGGCCGACACAATTCGCAGATTTCGTCAGGGAGGTCTCAACCTGCTGATCTCCACCAGCGTGGCTGAAGAAGGCCTCGACATCCCCGAGTGCAACCTTGTGGTGCGCTATGGACTACTTACAAATGAAATAGCGCAGCAGCAGGCCAGCGGACGGGCCCGAGCACGAGAAAGCCAGTATTCAGTGGTGGCCCAGGCAGGGGGACGGGAAGTTCGCAGAGAGAAGATGAATGAATACCTGGAAGACCTGACTGGAAAAGCCATTGCTGAGGTCCAAGCTATGAACAGCCACGTGTTTCGCAAAAAG ATAAGTGATCTACAGATCCAGGCAGTTATTGCAAATAAGTTCGCAGAGAATCtcaaaacagagaagaggagtCGCTACGCCGCTTCCAGTGTCCAGCTCTTGTGTCGAAACTGCTTCAAGTCTGTGGCCTTGGGCAGCAACATCAAACTTGTTGAGAAGTCACACTATGTCAACATCAGTCCTGACTTTAA GACGCAGTACAAATTTGGTGGGCAGAATATTATCGATAAGAGTTTTGAGGACTGGGAGCCTGGTTGTACCATCATATGTAATAATGGCAACTGCAACAAG CAGTGGGGATTTGAGATGAAGTACAAGAAGGTTGCCATGCTGCCTATACTAGGCATTGATAAGTTTGCCCTGGAGACCCCTGATGGCAGAATAACTGTGAAGAAGTGGAAGGATGTCCCTTTCACTGTTGAGGACTTCAGCTTCGAAGAATACTGTCAAGACAACTTCCCTGACATCTTAGACTGA
- the kat2a gene encoding histone acetyltransferase KAT2A, translating to MSDPAAQALQPRLLQTQSAGSAGSSTTATSSGSGNSDPARPGLSQQQRASQKKAQVRAFPRAKKLEKLGVFSACKTSDTCKCNGWKNPNPPSAPRMDLQQQAASLSEPCRSCGHALADHVSHLENVSEDEINRLLGMVVDVENLFMSVHKEEDTDTKQVYFYLFKLLRKCILQMSQPVVEGSLGSPPFEKPNIEQGVLNFVQYKFSHLAPKERQTMFELSKMFLLCLNYWKLETPTQYRQRTQKDDGSAYKVDLHQVWLCYCHVPQSNDSLPRYETTQVFGRSLLKSIFTVTRRQLLEKFRVEKDKLLPEKRTLILTHFPKFLSMLEEEIYGENSPIWEADFTMPASDGTQLGHQTVISPAAVSGSPALSKGLSSVSSLSSIDTGGAEPITGEKRKLPEALTLEDAKRIRVMGDIPMELVNEVMMTITDPAAMLGPETNLLTPNAARDETARLEERRGIIEFHVIGNSLSQKSNKKILMWLVGLQNVFSHQLPRMPKEYITRLVFDPKHKTLALIKDGRVIGGICFRMFPTQGFTEIVFCAVTSNEQVKGYGTHLMNHLKEYHIKHNILYFLTYADEYAIGYFKKQGFSKDIKVPKSRYLGYIKDYEGATLMECELNPRIPYTELSHIIKRQKEIIKKLIERKQSQIRKVYPGLTCFKEGVRQIPVESIPGIRETGWKPSNKDKGKEVKDPDVLYNMLKNLLAQVKTHPDAWPFMEPVKKSEAPDYYEIIRFPIDLKTMTERLKNKYYVTKKLFIADLQRIITNCREYNPPDSDYCKCANTLEKFFYFKLKDGGLIEK from the exons ATGTCGGACCCGGCAGCGCAGGCCTTGCAGCCCCGGCTCCTCCAAACCCAGTCTGCTGGGTCGGCGGGCTCCAGTACTACCGCGACCAGCTCCGGGTCAGGAAACAGTGATCCGGCCAGACCGGGACTTAGCCAGCAACAGCGTGCAAGCCAGAAGAAAGCCCAAGTCAGAGCTTTCCCACGGGCGAAAAAGCTCGAGAAACTTGGCGTATTCTCCGCATGCAAG ACTAGTGACACATGCAAGTGCAATGGATGGAAAAACCCAAATCCACCATCAGCCCCTCGTATGGACCTGCAACAGCAAGCAGCCAGCCTGAGCGAGCCGTGCCGCAGCTGTGGACATGCTCTGG cTGATCATGTGTCCCACTTGGAGAATGTATCTGAGGATGAAATCAATAGACTGTTGGGGATGGTCGTGGATGTGGAAAACCTCTTTATGTCTGTTCACAAAGAAGAGGACACTGATACCAAACAGGTCTACTTCTACCTTTTCAAG cTGCTGAGGAAATGTATCCTGCAGATGAGTCAGCCAGTTGTGGAGGGCTCTCTTGGAAGTCCACCTTTTGAGAAACCCAACATTGAGCAG GGGGTTTTGAATTTTGTTCAGTACAAGTTCAGTCACCTGGCACCAAAGGAGAGGCAGACCATGTTTGAACTGTCAAAGATGTTCCTCTTGTGCCTCAACTACTGGAAGCTGGAGACACCTACGCAGTATCGCCAGCGCACCCAGAAAGACGACGGGTCAGCTTACAAAGTGGACTTACACcaggt GTGGCTGTGCTACTGCCATGTCCCCCAGAGTAATGACAGCCTACCGCGCTATGAAACCACACAGGTGTTCGGCCGCAGTTTGCTCAAGTCCATCTTCACTGTGACACGACGGCAGCTGCTGGAGAAATTCAGAGTGGAGAAGGATAAACTGCTGCCAGAGAAACGCACACTCATCCTGACACATTTCCCCAA ATTTCTGTCCATGCTGGAGGAGGAAATCTATGGTGAGAATTCACCCATCTGGGAGGCCGACTTTACAATGCCTGCCTCAGACGGCACACAGCTGGGACATCAGACAG TGatcagtcctgctgctgtgtcgGGCTCCCCTGCTCTGTCCAAAGGTCTGAGCAGCGTCTCCTCTCTGAGCAGCATCGACACAGGAGGTGCAGAGCCCATCACAG GAGAGAAACGTAAGCTTCCCGAGGCGTTGACCCTTGAGGATGCTAAGCGGATCCGTGTGATGGGAGACATTCCCATGGAGCTGGTTAATGAAGTCATGATGACAATCACTGACCCTGCTGCTATGCTCGGACCAGAG ACTAACCTACTGACACCAAATGCTGCCCGTGATGAGACAGCCAGACTGGAGGAGAGGCGGGGCATCATAGAGTTCCATGTGATTGGAAACTCACTTTCCCAGAAGTCCAATAAGAAGATTCTGATGTGGCTGGTCGGCCTGCAAAACGTATTCTCTCATCAATTACCTCGCATGCCCAAAGAGTACATCACACGGCTGGTGTTTGACCC gaaGCACAAGACCCTAGCCCTCATCAAAGACGGCCGTGTCATCGGAGGCATCTGTTTTAGGATGTTTCCCACTCAGGGCTTCACAGAGATCGTCTTCTGTGCCGTCACATCCAATGAGCAAGTGAAG GGCTATGGTACCCACCTGATGAACCACCTGAAGGAGTACCACATCAAACACAACATCCTCTATTTCCTTACATACGCCGATGAGTATGCCATTGGCTACTTCAAGAAGCAG GGCTTTTCCAAAGACATCAAAGTGCCCAAGAGTCGATACCTGGGATACATCAAAGACTACGAAGGAGCCACCCTAATGGAGTGTGAGCTGAACCCGAGAATCCCTTACACTGAGCTTTCTCATATCAttaagagacagaaagag ATCATTAAGAAGCTGATTGAGAGGAAACAGAGCCAGATCAGGAAGGTTTACCCCGGTCTCACTTGCTTCAAAGAGGGAGTCCGGCAGATCCCAGTGGAGAGTATCCCAGGCATAA GGGAGACAGGCTGGAAGCCCAGTAACAAGGACAAAGG GAAAGAGGTGAAAGACCCTGATGTGTTATACAACATGCTGAAGAACCTCCTGGCCCAGGTTAAA ACTCATCCCGATGCCTGGCCCTTCATGGAACCAGTGAAGAAATCAGAGGCTCCAGATTACTACGAGATCATCCGCTTTCCCATCG ACCTGAAAACCATGACAGAGAGACTCAAGAACAAATACTACGTGACCAAGAAGCTTTTTATTGCCGATCTGCAGCGCATCATCACCAACTGTCGCGAGTACAACCCTCCAGACAGCGACTACTGCAAATGTGCCAACACCTTGGAAAAGTTCTTCTACTTCAAATTAAAAGATGGCGGCTTGATAGAGAAATGA
- the rab5c gene encoding ras-related protein Rab-5C, which translates to MAGRGGPARTNGTAASNKICQFKLVLLGESAVGKSSLVLRFVKGQFHEYQESTIGAAFLTQTVCLDDTTVKFEIWDTAGQERYHSLAPMYYRGAQAAIVVYDITNTDTFTRAKNWVKELQRQASPNIVIALAGNKADLANKRAVDFQEAQAYADDNSLLFMETSAKTAMNVNEIFMAIAKKLPKNEPQGGAAAGGRARGGVDLQEAAPQGRSSQCCGN; encoded by the exons ATGGCAGGGCGAGGCGGACCAGCACGGACCAACGGCACTGCAGCAAGCAACAAAATATGCCAGTTTAAGCTAGTGCTGCTGGGGGAATCGGCAGTGGGAAAGTCCAGCTTAGTGCTGCGCTTTGTCAAAGGCCAGTTCCACGAATACCAGGAGAGTACCATCGGAG ctGCCTTCCTCACACAGACGGTATGTTTGGATGATACAACGGTGAAGTTTGAGATCTGGGACACTGCAGGACAGGAACGGTATCACAGCTTGGCACCCATGTACTACAGGGGAGCCCAGGCTGCCATCGTGGTCTACGATATCACCAACACA GATACATTCACACGTGCAAAGAACTGGGTGAAGGAGCTCCAGCGACAAGCAAGTCCAAATATTGTGATTGCACTGGCAGGGAACAAAGCAGACTTGGCCAACAAGAGAGCTGTAGATTTCCAG GAAGCACAAGCATATGCAGATGACAACAGTTTGCTCTTCATGGAGACTTCAGCTAAGACTGCTATGAATGTCAATGAGATATTCATGGCTATAG CAAAGAAGCTTCCCAAGAATGAGCCACAGGGTGGAGCAGCCGCGGGAGGACGAGCCAGAGGCGGCGTGGACCTGCAGGAAGCTGCCCCTCAGGGTAGAAGTAGCCAGTGTTGTGGAAACTAA